In Kwoniella pini CBS 10737 chromosome 5, complete sequence, the following are encoded in one genomic region:
- a CDS encoding myosin-1: MSASSTLTEPPYDADTSVVQAISKKAGKKGVSGLLGGGGGGAKTQKVQKADWSEGFKKKKAAGVPDMTLLSTITNEAINDNLKQRFNNQEIYTYIAHVLISVNPFRDLGIYTEVTLNSYRGKNRLEMTPHVFAIAESAYYRMTTEKENQCVIISGESGAGKTEAAKRIMQYIAAVSGGDGSGGGIESVKEMVLATNPLLESFGCAKTLRNDNSSRHGKYLEIMFNSLGQPVGAQITNYLLEKNRVVGQIEDERDFHIFYQFTKGASAAQKEAFGLQGPEAYAYTSRSGCLDVKSINDVSDFQETIRAMQIIGLSADEQNSIFRVLATILWLGNVEFVEGDDGNATIADTGVTDFAGYLMEVDPQQLQKVLLTRIMETQRGGRRGSVYEVPQNVAQAGSSRDALSKALYNNLFEWIVSRVNVSMKPQQSPEYVIGVLDIYGFEIFQDNSFEQLCINYVNEKLQQIFIELTLKAEQEEYVNEQIKWTPIKFFDNAVVCSLIEDKRPAGIFATLNDATATAHADPSAADNSFIQRSNMLATNPNFEARGNKFLIKHYAGDVLYNVAGMTDKNKDTLLKDILELIEGSKDTFLHTLFPEKVDHSNKKRPPTAGDKIKASANALVENLMRCQPHYIRTIKPNQHRSPTEYDDKAILHQIKYLGLQENIRVRRAGFAYRAEFSKMIQRFYLLSPATSYAGDYIWNGDDRSGCERILTDAKISKDEWQMGVTKAFIKNPETLFYLEGERDRYWHTMASRIQRAWRAYVRRKVEAAIKIQRFWRNQKESLVYARKRDYGHEVLASRKERRRFSLLGMRKFMGDYLDVGGTSPQGEMLRNAAQIGPAETVHFSSRAELLVSKLGRSSKLSPRFLIITDKAVYFVVSASKDGRVTTSLERKIPLVTIKTISMTNLRDDFVALNVPPCEEGDPIFTCVFKTEMMCVILTLTGGNLNVSIGPTIDYLKKKDKRAQIIAKKDESVRGEAQYKSHTIVVGSGEPATSVSNPMPPRKPKAKKAAKAASSSRPTNRPTAKALPGATKPSAPAAMASMPSAPIATKAAAAAKAPIATGAARAAPSIPGRGAPPPPPPPPAAPAKQMYKALYAFAGQPGEINLVKGEEVEVKEKDDNGWWMVVKNGQEGWAPSNYLKLIESAPAPPPPPPPAARRAPPAAPALNGSASNASTPPTSRPSSTIGAKPALAPAIKPKPAIPAKPSVGAKPAGLGGKPPVPSAPKIAPSGAGKKPGAVAPPAAAGGQLDLAAVFAKRAQQARGE; this comes from the exons ATGTCTGCTTCATCCACATTGACTGAACCTCCATATGATGCTGATACCAGTGTGGTACAGGCCATCTCAAAGAAGGCAGGTAAGAAGGGGGTCAGTGGACTTTTGGGTGGCGGAGGGGGAGGAGCTAAGACTCAGAAGGTACAAAAG GCGGATTGGAGTGAAGgattcaagaagaagaaagcagCCGGTGTACCTGATATGACACTATTGAGTACGATCACCAATGAAGCTATCAATGATAACTTGAAGCAACGATTTAACAATCAAGAGATCTAC ACATATATCGCACACGTATTGATCTCAGTCAACCCTTTTCGAG ATCTCGGCATATATACCGAGGTTACACTCAACTCTTATCGAGGTAAAAATCGATTAGAAATGACACCACACGTATTCGCCATAGCGGAATCGGCTTACTACCGAATGACAACTGAAAAGGAAAACCAATGTGTTATCATTTCAGGAGAGTCTGGTGCGGGAAAGACGGAAGCTGCTAAAAGGATCATGCAATACATAGCGGCTGTATCAGGAGGTGATGGGTCTGGTGGAGGAATTGAAAGTGTGAAAGAAATGGTGTTAGCAACGAATCCTCTCTTAGAAAGTTTCGGCTGTGCAAAAACACTGAGGAACGATAATTCCTCTCGACAT GGAAAATACCTGGAGATCATGTTTAATAGTTTAGGTCAACCTGTCGGAGCTCAGATTACCAATTATCTGCTAGAGAAG AATCGAGTGGTCGGTCAAATCGAAGATGAGCGAGATTTCCACATATTCTATCAATTTACGAAAGGTGCAAGTGCGGCGCAGAAAG AGGCATTTGGCTTACAAGGACCAGAAGCTTATGCATATACAAGTAGAAGTGGGTGTTTAGATGTGAAAAGTATCAATGATGTATCAGACTTCCAGGAAACTATC CGGGCAATGCAAATAATTGGTCTGTCAGCAGACGAGCAGAACTCGATCTTCCGAGTCCTTGCTACCATCTTATGGTTAGGAAATGTAGAATTCGTTGAAGGGGATGATGGAAATGCTACAATCGCGGATACTGGTGTAACGGACTTTGCTGGTTATTTGATGGAAGTTGATCCTCAACAGTTACAAAAAGTGCTTTTAACCAGAATTATGGAGACTCAGCGAGGTgggagaagaggaagtgTATATGAAGTACCGCAAAATGTAGCTCAAGCTGGATCAAGTCGGGATGCGTTATCCAAAGCTTT GTATAATAACCTTTTCGAGTGGATTGTCAGCCGAGTCAACGTTTCTATGAAACCTCAACAAAGCCCGGAATACGTGATTGGTGTATTGGATATCTA TGGGTTTGAGATCTTCCAA GACAACAGTTTCGAACAGCTGTGTATTAATTACGTCAACGAAAAGCTGCAACAGATCTTCATTGAATTGACGCTTAAAGCGGAACAGGAGGAATACGTGAATGAGCAGATTAAGTGGACACCTATCAAAT TCTTCGACAATGCTGTTGTGTGTTCGTTGATAGAAGACAAACGACCAGCGGGTATCTTCGCAACTCTGAACGACGCGACAGCAACTGCTCATGCCGATCCATCGGCTGCCGACAACTCATTCATCCAGAGATCTAATATGTTAGCTACGAACCCTAACTTCGAAGCCAGAGGAAACaaatttttgataaagcaTTATGCCGGAGATGTGTTGTACAATGTAGCGGGGATGACGGATAAGAATAAGGACACTCTTCTGAAGGATATCTTAGAACTGATTGAGGGATCGAAGGATACTTTCCTGCATACTCTGTTCCCTGAAAAAGTGGATCATTCAAATAAGAAGAGACCACCCACCGCCGGTGATAAGATTAAAGCTTCCGCTAATGCACTGGTGGAAAATCTGATGAG GTGTCAACCACACTACATAAGAACTATCAAACCTAATCAACACAGATCCCCGACTGAATATGATGACAAAGCGATTTtacatcaaatcaaatatctGGGTCTTCAAGAGAATATTAGGGTTAGACGAGCAGGTTTTGCTTATCGAGCAGAGTTCTCCAAAATGATCCAAAG ATTCTACTTGCTATCTCCCGCAACCTCTTACGCAGGTGACTACATCTGGAACGGAGATGATCGATCGGGTTGCGAAAGAATATTGACGGATGCTAAGATATCCAAAGATGAATGGCAAATGGGTGTGACTAAGGCTTTCATCAAGAATCCCGAGACC cttttctATCTAGAAGGCGAACGAGATCGATACTGGCATACCATGGCTTCCCGAATTCAGAGAGCATGGAGAGCATACGTTCGAAGAAAGGTCGAAGCCGCTATCAAGATTCAAAGGTTCTGGAGAAACCAAAAAGAATCGCTCGTCTATGCCAGGAAGCGGGATTACGGTCATGAGGTTCTTGCTTCTCGAAAGGAAAGGCGAAGATTCAGTTTACTTGGTATGAGAAAGTTCATGGGCGACTACTTGGATGTGGGAGGTACCAGTCCACAGGGTGAGATGCTCAGAAATGCAGCTCAGATTGGTC CTGCCGAGACGGTACATTTCAGTTCGAGAGCTGAATTACTGGTCTCCAAACTTGGTCGATCCAGTAAACTGAGTCCGcgatttttgataata ACGGACAAAGCTGTTTATTTCGTTGTATCGGCATCGAAAGATGGGCGAGTTACTACCAGTTTGGAAAGGAAGATTCCGCTCGTTACAATCAAGACTATATCGATGACCAATCTCAGGGATGATTTCGTG GCTTTGAATGTCCCACCGTGCGAAGAGGGAGATCCTATATTTACTTGCGTTTTCAAGACTGAGATGATGTGTGTTATTCTCACCCTGACAGGAGGTAATCTGAACGTCAGCATCGGTCCTAC AATTGACTAtctcaagaagaaggacaaACGCGCCCAAATCATAGCCAAGAAAGACGAGTCTGTGAGGGGAGAGGCACAATACAAAAGTCATACCATCGTTGTGGGATCTGGTGAACCAGCAACAAGTG TATCGAACCCTATGCCACCTAGAAAACCCAAAGCTAAGAAGGCAGCCAAAGCTGCGTCTTCC AGCCGACCAACGAATCGTCCGACAGCTAAAGCTTTGCCAGGAGCTACTAAACCTTCAGCGCCTGCAGCTATGGCTTCGATGCCTTCTGCTCCAATCGCGACCAAGGCGGCGGCCGCAGCTAAAGCTCCGATTGCTACTGGTGCAGCCAGAGCGGCTCCTTCCATACCTGGACGCGGAGCACCTCCCCCACCGCCGCCTCCTCCCGCTGCTCCAGCCAAACAGATGTACAAGGCTTTGTATGCGTTTGCAGGTCAACCTGGGGAGATTAACTTGGTAAAAGGCGAAGAGGTCgaggtaaaggaaaaggatgaTAATG GATGGTGGATGGTAGTAAAGAATGGACAGGAGGGATGGGCGCCATCGAATTA CTTGAAACTAATTGAATCGGCTCCTGCACCTCCTCCGCCTCCTCCACCGGCTGCCAGACGAGCACCTCCAGCTGCACCGGCTCTGAATGGCTCAGCTTCCAACGCCTCAACTCCACCTACTTCTAGACCTTCCTCCACGATCGGTGCCAAACCAGCTTTGGCACCTGCAATAAAACCTAAACCTGCTATACCTGCCAAACCTTCAGTAGGAGCTAAGCCCGCAGGTTTAGGAGGTAAACCACCTGTACCTTCCGCACCAAAAATCGCTCCATCCGGAGCAGGGAAAAAACCAGGTGCGGTAGCTCCACCAGCTGCAGCAGGTGGTCAGCTAGATTTGGCAGCAGT GTTCGCCAAAAGGGCTCAACAGGCCAGAGGAGAATAG